TCTCCTTATGTGGAGTATGGTAATGATGATAATAGGAGGATTTGCTATAACTAATACTGTTTATTTGGAAAAATTTTATTTAACAAATAAAAAAGACAAATTAATCCAAATGGGGAGAGTTATAACAGATCCTAACTATATAGTAGATTTTAGAAATCTTGAAGTACAAAATAATGCTGAGATTATTATAAAAAAGTGTGATCAAGTAGATAAATATTATCAAAGAAAGCAACTTACTGAACATGAAGTAGATGAGATAAAAGAGAGTTTAAAAGATGAAGAACCTATATTTAAGACAATTTCTTTTGAAGATTACAGAGGAAAAGCTTTAATATTATTCATGCCTTATAAACCAGATAGATATATTGAGATAATTACCCCTCTAAGTCTTATCCAAGAGGGATTAGAACTTTCAATGAACTATCATTTACAAATAATAATTTTATCATTTATAGTTGGATCATCAATGGCTTTTATTTTTTCAAAAGCTATGGTTACACCAATATTAGAGATAAAAGAAATTACACAAAAAATAGCTAAACTTGACTTTAGTAGGAAATTTGAGTCAGATAGAACAGATGAGATAGGAGAGTTAGGAGAAGCTATCAATAAGATGGGAGAAACTCTAGAAAAAAATATCGATGAGATAAATAAAGTTAATAGGAAATTAATAGCTGATATAGAAAAAGAGAAAAAATTAGATAAACTTAGAAAAGAATTTGTAGCTTGTGTAAGTCATGAATTAAAAACTCCTATAGCTATAATTCAAGGATATGCTCAAGGATTAGTGGAGAATGTTGCTAATGAAGAGGATAGAAATTTTTATTGTGATGTAATTATAGAAGAAAGTTATAAGATGGATAGTTTAGTAAAAGAGTTACTATTAATTTCTCAGATTGAAGCTGGATATTTTAAAATGAAGATGGAAAAAACAGATATCTACCATTTAATTAAAGATTTGATGGATAAATACTCTACAAAAATAAATAAAATAGAGTATGAAGGAAAAGAGAATATAGTTGTTTTATGTGATGAAAAATATATAGATAGGGTTTTAGATAACCTTATTTCAAATGCAATAAAATATAAAACAGGAGATTCTCCAATAAAAATAAAGTTAGAAGAGAATAAAAATAGATGTATAGTAACTGTAAGTAATGAAAGTAAAAATCTTCAGAAGAAAGATTTAGATACTATTTGGAATCCATTTGTAAGACTGGATAGTGCAATAGGAAAAGAGGGACATGGACTTGGACTTGCTATAGTAGCAGGAGTATTAGAAAATCATAAAAGTAAATATGGAGTATATCTTTCTGAAGGGAATATAGTAAATTTTTGGTTTGAGTTAAAAAAATATAATGGAGAAAAAAATGAAGAAGAATGATTATTTTTATGAGATAGAGAAGGTTTATTTTGAAAAAAAATATGATATAGAAAAAAGGTTAAAAGAATTTAAAGAAGTATGGGAAAAAGGAAGTAATAAAGATATTCATGTGGAGTTATCTTTTTGTATACTTACACCACAATCTAAAGCTGTCAATGCTTGGAAAGCTATTACAACATTAAGAGATAATGGTTTACTTTTTAATGGTACAGCAGAGGAAATGGTGGAATATCTTAATATTGTAAGATTTAAAAATAATAAGGCAAAATATCTAGTAGAACTTAGAGAGAAAATGAAAAATGAAAAGGGAGAATTTATAACTAAAGATTTCTTTTCAAGTTTTAAGGATTTAAGAGAAGCTAGAGAGTGGATAGTAAAAAATATAAAGGGAATGGCATTTAAAGAAGCTAGTCACTTTTTGAGAAATGTAGGATTTGGAAAAGAGATATCTATTTTAGATAGACATATTTTAAGAAATTTAGTGAGATTAGAGGTAATAGATGAGATACCTAAAACTATTACTCCAAAGCTTTATTTAGAGATAGAAAAAAAGATGAAAGAGTATTGTGATTTTGTCAATATATCTATGGATAGTTTAGATTTACTTTTGTGGTATTTGGAAGCTGGAGAAATTTTTAAATAATAATGTTTAAGAAAGTGGATTCACTACACAAGAATGACGAAGATTGAAGAGAATAAATAGAGCAAGTCAGCAAAAGCGAACACTAAAAAACACAACTGTTTGAGTGAAACGAGTTTTGTGTTTTTAGTGAGCTAAGCCATACTTGCTCTTTATTCTTTGAACGAAAGTCATTCTTGAATTATTTATAATTTCTTAAATTGCAGTAGCTTTTTCTATAAATTTTTTAAATATTTTTAACATCTCTGTATTTCCACGAGCTGTCATCATTTCAGGATGCCACTGTATACCATAGAAAAATTTATGCTCTTTCATCTGAAAGGCTTCAATAATTCCATCTGAAGAGATAGCAATAGGGGTAAGATTTTTTCCTAAATTATTGACAGCTTGATGATGGAAGGAGTTAGTAGAAATCTCATCTCCATAAAGCTCAGCTAGAATATTATCTTTATCTACTATTTTTACTTTATGTACAGGCATATCTGGATAAAAATCTTGTCTATGTTTTAAAACTTCTCTATTAGAATATTTTAAATCTTGAAAAAGAGTTCCTCCCATAAAAACATTTAGAAGTTGATGACCACGACAAATTCCAAGAATAGGTTTACCTGTTTTAATAAATTCTTCTAAAATAAGAAACTCTCCTCTATCTCTTTCAAGAGAGACAACTCCTATTCCATTTTTAAAGTCTTCTCCATAAAGAGTAGGGTTTATGTCAGCACCACCAGAAAAAATGATACCATCTAATATTTTTATCTGCTCTTTTATAACCTCTAAATTATCTAAAGTAGGAAGGATAATAGGTATTCCTCCAGCTTCAATAACAGATTTAGAATAATCAATACTTACACAATTTCTAAAATAGTTTTGAAGATTTGGGTCATTTTCCCAAGCAGAAGTTATTCCTATAATTGGTTTTCTCATAAAATCATCTCCTATAATTTTACTTTATTAATATAATATGAAATTTTTAAAATATAGTCAATAAAAAATGGAGGGTTACTCCTCCATTTTTTCAATTTCAATATCTGGAAAGTTATTTTTTAAATCCTCTTGAGTTTTAATTTTTTTTAGTACTTCACAAGCAGAACAAAGACCACTACAAGTAGAAAAACCTTCTATAAACTCTATTGTATCTCCATCTTTTAATTGGTTTCCATTACCTTTAATTTTATATTTTCCATTTAATATCATCTAAATACCTCGTATAATATAATTTTTTATATTATACCAATTTTATAAAGTAATGGAAATGAAAATTTTAGAAACAATCAAATTATAGATTATTAGCTTTTTTATAAGCAGCATAGTTATCTAGTTTATCAGGGAAATATTTTTTTAGTATTTCAAGATATTTTCCTTCAGCATCAAGTTCAAGAAGAGCTTTATTAAATTTTTCAGCCATTTCAGTATTTCCTTTTCTAAAAGCTACTGAAGCACCTGGTTTTGTATCAAAGATAATATCTATTTTTTTAATACCATCTAGATTTTTTAAATACTCTTCAGCAGAGATATCAGCAATGATAACAGCATCAACTTTTCCATTCTTCAAATCCATTAGAGCTCCAGTCCAAGAATCATAAAGTTTAGGAATGCCACCAACATTAATAGTGAATTCCTCTTGAACAGTTCCAATTTGTACTCCTACTTGTTTCCCTTTCAACTCTTCTTTTTTAGTAAGTGGACTATTTTCAGCAACAAGAACATAGTGTCCACCCTCTATAAAAAGATAAGGCATAGAGAAAGTAACAGCTTTTTGTCTTTCAGGAGTTTGTCCCATACCAGCAATAACAGCATCGATTTTTTTCATTTGAAGAGCAGGAAGTAATCCATCAAAAGACATATTATGCCAAACAATTTCATAACCTAGTTTTTTACCTATTGCTTCCATTAAATCTATATCAAATCCAACAATTTCCCCATTTTCTAAGTATTCATAAGGTTTAAATTCAGCATTAGTTCCAACATATAATTTTTTAGCTGAAAAAGATAGTGTAGATAGTATTAATAGTAAGAATAAAATTAGTTTTTTCATAGTATAAAATCCCCCTTGATGTTCAATAGCTTAAAACTATTTATTATTTTTATATTCGTAATATTTATTAATTTTATCAGGGAAATATTTTTGTAAAATCTCAAAATATTTTCCATCAGCATCAATTTTTAAAATAGCTTGATTAATTTGTTCTGCTAATTCTGTTTCACCTTTTCTTAGGGCAATAGATGCACCTGGGAAGTTTTCCTCTACTACATCAATTTTTTTAATTCCTTTCATAGTTTTTAAATACTCTTCTCCACTTACATCAGCAATGATTACAGCATCAATTTTATTTTGTTGTAAATCCATTAGAGCCCCAGTCCAAGAGTTATAAAGTTGAGGTAATCCACCTAAATCTTTAGCAAACTCTTCTTGCATAGTTCCAATTTGTACTCCAATTTTTTTACCATTTAATTCCTCTTTTTTTACATAGCTACTCTCTTCATTAACTATTACATAGTGCTCATCTGATGAGAAAAGTAGATAAGGCATAGAGAAAGTAACAGCTTTTTGTCTTTCAGGAGTTTGAGACATACCAGCAATAACAGCATCGATTTTTTTCATTTGAAGAGCAGGAAGTAATCCATCAAAAGACATATTACTCCAAACTATTTCATATCCTAACTCTTCTCCAATGGCATCCATAAGTTCAATATCAAATCCTACCATTTTTCCATTTTCTAGGTATTCATAAGGAGCAAATTCAGCGTTAGTTCCAACATATAATTTTTTAGCTGCAAATGATAGTGAAGATAAAATTAACATTAAAAATAAAATAACTTTTTTCATAAAAAATCCCTCCATATTTTATATAAATTTTTATTTAGAACTATTTTTAAACTCTTCTTTTATCTCTTTTAAAAGTTGAGGATTAGTAAATATATCCATAGCTGTAAGAGCCATTGCTATTGCAGCTTCTTTCATTCCCTTATAAGCTTCTGGTTGTACAGTAGCACAAGCAAATTCTACACTGTGTCCAGTTAAATGATTTGTAGTAAGTGGGAAAGATGGATGTATAGTTGGACAACAATGACTTACATCTCCCATATCAGTAGAACCAAATCCCTCTTTATCAACAATTTTTGTAACTCCTTGAAGTATTAGATTTTTTTCATAAGTTTCAGATAATTTCTTATTTGTAACAAGGTTAGCAAAACTTGTTTCATAGTTTTCCATTTCCAAAGTAGTTCCAGTAGCAAGAGCAGCTCCTCTAGCACAGTTTTTTACTCTTTCTACTAATTCTTTAAGGTAAGAAAGTGTTTGAGCTCTTACATAGAAGTTAGCAACTGCTAAATCTGGAATAATATTAGCTGCCTTTCCACCATTACTTATAATTCCATGAATTCTAGCTGTTTCTAAAGTTTGTTGTCTTAAAGCATTGATAGAGTTAAATAACATAAGAACTCCATCAAGAGCATTTATTCCCTCATGTGGAGAACCAGCAGCATGAGCTGTTTTTCCTTTAAATGTGAATTGTATAGCTTCCATAGCTTGAGACTTTCCACTTCTAGTATGAGCTTCTCCAGTAGGATGTACAGCCATAGCTATATCTATATCATTAAATATTCCAGCTTTAGCCATATCTACTTTAGCTCCACAAGTTTCCTCAGCAGGAGTTCCAATTACCAATACTTCCCCCACAACATCTCCCATAATCTCTTTTAAAAGTATACCAGCTGCTACACTTGTAACACCAAATATATTATGTCCACAACCATGTCCAATACCAGGTAAAGCATCATATTCAGCAAGGATAGCTATCTTAGCTCCACCATTTCCAGATTTATATTTACCGATAAAAGCAGTAGATATTCCTGCATAGTTATCACTAGTTTCAAAGTTATGTTTTTTTAACAGATTAGTTAAAGCTTCACAAGCTTTAAATTCTTGATGACCTAGTTCAGGGTTATTGTAAATATACTCATTTACTTCTTTAAACTCCTCTAAGTATTTGTCAAAGATTATTGAAAGTTTTTCTTTTAATTGATTCATTTTTCCCTCCAGATGTAATAAAAATAAAAAAAGTCAATACACCATAGATGTATTGACTCAAATTTTTCTATATTAAAAATTGCTAATAGAAAATTCTATAAGCTTAGAGCAATATATTACTAGGTATAACAAAAGATAAGGTATTCAATTTTATATTAAATTTCCTTAACTTTAATGTCCTTAGTAACATTTTACTCCTCCTTTAATAGTTCTATTTGAAATATATATACCATATTCAAGAAAAAAAGTCAAACTATTTTTAAATTTTTCTCTCTTCAAGTAATTCAATCTTTCTCATATTTTCACCTTTTAAAATATATATTAAATCAAATACTAGGTGAAGAATATGATCAGCAAATCTTTCAAGTTTTTTACAAAGTAGAATTAAATCAGTTCCACTTTGAATATTTTCAGGTTTTTTCTTCATAAGCTCAATAATAGTTTCAGTATCTTCTTTAGTTAAAGTATCTATCTCTTCGTCCATAGTTAAAAGAGAGAAAAGAATTTTTTCATCACTTTTTATAAAAGCATTGATATATCCTTCATAGATATTTTTTGTTTTAATAGCTATTGGGTAGATAATGTTTTTTAACTCTTTTTTCATTTCAGGAGAATCCTTTTCAATAGCTTTTATAATTTTTAAATTAGCTTTTAAAATATCTCCCATTCTTTCTATAAGTCTAGCACTATTAATCAACATAATAAGTAATCTTAGGTTTCCAGCTGCTGGTTGGAATCTTGCCATTGTAAAGATAGAATCCTCTTTTATTTTTACTTCAAAATTATTGATTGTATCTTCAACTATTAAACATTCTCCATAAAGAGTTTTATCAAATGATGATTTTTCTAGCATCTCAATATTGATATCTAAAACTCTATTTAGATTTTTTAATAGTTCTAAGTAATGTTCTCTCAATCCTTTAATACTTTCATCTAAGTTTCTCATAATATCCTCCTATCCAAATTTTCCTGTTATATAGTCTTCTGTTTTTTTCTTGTGTGGTGTTGTAAATATCAGTTCTGTTTTATCAAACTCTTCTAATACTCCTTGATAGAAAAAGCCAGTATATTCAGATATTCTAGAAGCTTGTTGCATATTATGAGTAACAATTATGATACTGTATTCTTTTTCAAGTTGTCTAATAAGTTCCTCAATTTTTGATGTAGAGATAGGGTCTAGAGCTGATGTAGGCTCGTCCATTAGTAATATTTCAGGTCTTATAGAGATAGCTCTAGCTATACATAATCTTTGTTGTTGTCCTCCAGAAAGTCCTAATGAAGATTTGTGAAGTTTATCTTTAACTTCGTCCCAAAGAGCAACTGATTTTAAAGAAGTTTCTACAATTTCATCTAGTTTATCTTTATCTTTTTCTCCATGTAACTTAGGAGCGTAAACAAGATTTTCATAGATGCTCTTAGGGAATGGATTTGGTTTTTGGAAAACCATTCCTATTTTTTTTCTAAGTTCAACAATATCATATTCTTTATCAAAGATATTTTTTCCATCAAAAATAATATTTCCTTCATACTTAACATTAGGAATTAAGTCATTCATTCTATTTATTGACCTTAAAAATGTAGATTTTCCACAACCAGAAGGTCCAATTAGGGCAGTAACTTTATTTTTTTTGATTTCCATATTGATGTCTTTTAATGCTTTAAAGTCACCATAATAAAAGTTAAAATCTTTTACTAAAATTCTTGTATCATTAGAATTCATATTTCCTCCTAAAAATCTATATCTATATCATTATTTATTTTTTGAATTAAATCTTTGTCTAATAAAAGCACCAAATAAGTTGAAGCTAAGTGTTATAACTACAAGTATAAATAGTGTTCCATTGATAAAAGATGGTGGCATATTAGGAACTTGTGTAGATATAACATATAGATGGTATGGTAATGCCATTACTTGATCCCAATATGAAATTGGCAAGAATGGTAGATAGAAAGCAACTGCTGTAAACATTATTGGAGCTGTTTCTCCAGCTGCTCTAGATATACTTAAGATAACTCCAGTTAAAATTCCTGGCATAGCTGCTGGTAAAATTACCTTAGTTATTGTTTCCCATTTTGTAGCTCCAAGAGCAAGAGAAGCTTCTCTTAAATGATTAGGTATTGCAAGTAGAGATTCTCTAGTAGCTGTAATAATAACTGGTAAACACATTATTCCCAAAGTTAATGAACCAGAAAGTATAGAAACATCAAACCCTAAGAAGATAACAAATAGTGCCATACCAAATAATCCATAAATTATACTTGGAATACCAGCAAGGTTTATGATTGTTAAATTAATGATTCTAGTTAGAAAATTATCTTTAGCATATTCTACTAAATAAACACCAGTGAAAATACCAAATGGAACAGCTACAATGATTGTTCCAAGTGTTAACCAAAGAGTTCCAACTATTGCTGGAAATATTCCTCCAGCTCTCATTCCATCAGTAGGCATCTCACTTAGAAATTCCCAAGATATTGCAGGAATACCAGTATATATTATATAACCAATTATTAAAAATACAGGAATTACAGCAACTAAAGTCATTATTTTTATCAATATTTCTAAAAAATTAGCTTTTGATTTTTTTATAATTAACATTGTTTTTCCTCCTAAAATTATAACTCTCTTGCTTTTCTTATAAATTTATCAGCTATACAGTTAGTTATAAAACTTATTATAAAAAGTACAATTCCTATTGCAAATAGTGCATAGTAGTGAGTACTTCCTTGAACTACTTCTCCCATCTCAGCTGCTATCGTAGCTGTAAGAGTTCTTACAGCAGAAAGTGGAGTAGTAGCTAAGATTGGAGAGTTACCAGTTATCATAAGAACAGTAAGTGTTTCTCCAATTATTCTTCCAAATCCTAACATAATACCAGCAAATATTCCTGGAAAAGCTGCAGGAAGAAGAACATTAAAAATAGTTTCTACTTGGTTAGCTCCAAGAGCAAGAGAAGCTTCTTTATAAGATTTATCAAGAGCTTCTAATGAGTCATCGGCTATACTTACTATTGTAGGGAGAGCCATAAAAGCAAGCATTATTCCACCAGTTAAAGCTGTTAATCCACTTGAAAGATTAAATAAATTTTTTATAGGACCAGATAATACATATAATCCAATAACTCCTAAAACAACTGATGGTATAGCTGACATTGTTTCAATAATAATTTTTAAAAATGTCCTTACTTTAGGAGTAGCATATTCTGCTATATAGATAGCTGTTAAAATTCCAACTGGCACAGCAATAACTAAAGCTACTATTGTTACCCAAAATGAACCAACTAAAAGAGGTAAAAGTCCATATAATTCTGAAAGAGAAATCCACTTTTTCCCAAAAAAGAAATCAGTAACAGAGTATGAACTAAAAAACTTTAATCCATTCACAACTATAAATAAAAAGATTAGAAAGATTATAACTATATTTGAAATCCCTATTCCAAATAGAATATGTTTCATTCCGTTATCTTTAATTTTTCTAAGATATTGCATAAAAACCTCCAAAAATATTTCAAACTACATTAATTTAATAACAAAATAATAATAAAGTATCAATGTAAAAAGAGTATTAATTCAATGTTAAAATTGTGTAAAAAAATTTTTACATAAAATTTACATTGGATTAATACTAACTTAACATAAAAATATTATATTTGATTTGTAAATAAGAAAAAGTAATAAAAATTAATTTGGAGGGAATAAAATGAATATTTTCAAAAAAGGTTTATTAGGAATGTTAGTTGTGGCAGGATTATTAGTAAGTGCTAATACAGCAGAAGCTAGATCAAAAGTTATTCAAGCTAAAGGGTCAGATACTATATTAAATGTATCGCAATCAATAGCAGAAAATTATATGAAGGAAAATAGAAAAGCAAGAATAGCAGTAACTGGTGGAGGTTCAGGAGTAGGAATTTCAGCTCTTATTAATGGAACAACAGATATAGCTATGGCTTCAAGAAGTATTAAATCAAAAGAGATAGAACAAGCTAAAGCAAAAGGATTAGAAGTAAAAGAAGTAGTATTAGGTTTTGATGGAATAACAATAATAGCAAACCATGCAAATACTGTAAAAGATATTGATGATATAACTCTAGGAAAAGTGTTTAGAGGAGAGATAACTAACTGGAAAGAGTTAGGAGGAGACGATGCTCCAATCGTTGTACTATCAAGAGATTCATCTTCAGGAACTCATGAATTCTTTAAAGAACATATAATAAGAGAAAATAATACTAAAAAAGATTTAGAATATGGACCAAAAACTTTATATATGCCTTCCAATGAAGCTATAAAGCAAGAAGTTAAATCAAATAAATATGCAATTGGATATATTGGAATGGGATATATGGATAACTCAGTAGAAGCTATAAAAGTAGATGGAATAGAGGCAAGTGTAGAGAACGTAGCAAGTAAAAAATATCCAATAGCTAGAGAGGTATATTGGTATGTAGATAATAATGCTTCAGAAGATGTAAGCAATCTTGTAGATTATGCACTTTCTTCAAAAGGACAAGAATTAGTTAAAGAAGAAGGGTTTGTTCCTGTAAAATAAAATAATAAAGTAAAATAATATCTATGTTAGAGAGAGCTTAAGAAATAGTTAAAAGTTGCAAATTTCCTTTTACTTTTTGAGCTCTCTCTTTTATAATTTAAATATAAATTATAAAAACCAATGGAGGCAAAATGAGAATATTAGTAGTTGAAGATGATAAAGAGATACAGGAGCTAATAACATATTTTCTTTCTAAAGAAGGATACGAAGTAGACCAAGCAGATGATGGATTAGAGGGACTTAGACTTTTGAAAGAAAAACAACATAATTTAGTAGTATTAGATTTAATGTTGCCTAATTTAGATGGGAAAAATTTTACGAAAATAGTAAAAGGTATATCTTCAGAATATGGAGATCCAGCTATTATTATGTTAACTGCTAAAACAGAGATAGAAGATGTATTAGAGGGATTAGAAATAGGTGCTGATGATTATATGAAAAAACCTTTTGATCCAAGAGAATTAGTTTTAAGAGTTAAAAGATTTTTTAAAGAGGAAAAAAGAGAAGAAGAAGTAAAAAGAAAGTATGAATTTCTAGATTTAGTGATAGAAGATGATAAACATAGAGTTCTTTATAAAGGAGAAGAGATAGATTTTTCCAAAAAAGAGTATGATTTATTACTTTTATTGGTTTTAAATAAAAATTTAGTTATAACAAGAGAAAAAATATTAGATAAAATTTGGAAAAGTAATTACTATACTGGAGATAGAACAGTGGATGTATATATATCAAAATTGAGGGATAAGCTTCCTGAAATAAGCGAACATATAAAAACAATAAAAGGAGTGGGATACAAATTAGAAGAAAAGAGATAGCAATATTAATTATGATATTAATATTGGAAGGAATATTTATAGGAATAAACTCAAAAATACTTTCAAATCTATATCAAGAAAGAGCAAAACAGATTTTAAAAGAGGATACAATATTAGTAAAATTAGTAGCTGAAGGGAATCCACGTACAAAGTATCAAGAACTATTTTCAAATAATGCTTTAAGATTTACTTTAGTTGATTTAACAGGGAAAGTAGTATTTGATTCTAAAAAAACTGAAGAAGAAGAAAAGAGGATGGATAATCACCTTCAAAGAGAAGAGATTCAAGAAGCAATAGAAAAAAAAGAGAGTTTTACAATTAGGTATAGCGAAACTTTTGACACTGTGATGGCTTATTATGCAGTTTCTATAAAAAATAGTGTGGGGGAAGAATATATATTAAGAACTGCTAGTGAATACAGCAAAGAACTTTTACAGATAAGAGAATTTCTTTTAGTTCAGATAGTTTTCTTTTTAATATTAAATTATGTTATACATTTTTTCTATAAAAACTATATAAAAAGAGATTTTTATACTAAGATTAAAAGAATGAGAAAATTTCTTGAAAGTGGAGAAATGGAGAAAATAAATTACTCTAAAGATGAATATTGGCTTTTTGAATTTTGGGATATTTTAAAAGAGTGGCAAGGAAAAAATTTAAAAAATATTTCAAAGCTAGAGAAAGAGAGAAGAATACTTTCTGAAGTTTTACATTCAGTAGATCTGTTTATTGGATTGCTAGATAGTGAAGGGAAGTTTATTGTAAAAAATACATCTTTAAAATATGTGGTAGATCCATATGAAGAAAAATATTTAGAAGCAATAAAATATCTTGAATTGATAACTCCAATAAAAAATGGATTAGTAAATAAAAAAGAATACAGAGAGGATATTTATATACAAAGTCTTAAAAAATATTTTTTATTTACAATGAAGTATTTGGAATTTAGTAATAGATTTATAATTACAATTAAAGATATCACAAGTACAAGAGAAGCAGTAGAGGTTCAAAAAACATTTATAAATAATGTAAGTCATGAATTAAAAACACCACTTACTAATATCAAAGGATACTTAATAGCTCTAGAAGATGCACCAGAAGTAATGAGAAAAAAATTTTTAAATACCATTAAAACAAATGTTGAGAGATTAGAAAATATAGTTTTAGATTTTTTAAATATCTCTAAAATAGAAAATTCCAATTTAGTCAATATATCTCAAGTTGCAGTTGAAAAAATAAAAAAAGAACTTTTAGAGATTCTCTCAGGAAAAATTAATGAAAAAGGAGCTAAGGTAGATTTTTTATTTAATTTAACAGATGGAAGAGATTACTTAAAGGTAGACTCTGAAAAGATATTTATGATATTAAAAAATCTTATTGAAAATGGAATAATATATAATAAAAATTCAGAACCTGAAGTAATAGTTAAAGTAGATGAAAAAGGAGATAGGTATAATATAAGTGTAGAGGATAATGGAATAGGAATACCTATCTACGAGCAAGATAAGATATTTGAAAGATTCTATAGAATAGATAAGGCTAGAACAAGCAATTTAGGAGGAACAGGATTAGGACTTTCCATAGTAAAGACTCTCATTGAAAAATGTGGTGGAGGGCTTGTAATTGACTCTATTGAAGGAAAAGGCACAATATTTTCTTTCTACATTTTAAAATAAAGTATGGACTAGACTTATAAAAATATGGTATTATTTAAAAGTCTATAAATACAAATGAAAAGGGGTAAAAAAATGGCAAAAGTAAAACATGTAATAACAGCTTATAAAGCACAAATGAATCCACAGGTAAATGGAGTTATAGATATATTTGGAGAATTTGATAATCTTATTCAACCTATGTTCCCATTCCCAATGGCAAATCTTTCAGTAGTAGTAACTGTAACAGATTTACAAAGACCTACTATGTTTGAAGTAAGACTTAATGCTCCAGATGATACATTAATAACTAAGGGAGAGTTTGGAATTTTACCAGACCCATTTGGAGTAGGAAAGAAAATTTTAGATTTAGAGAAATTCTTAGTTGGAGAAAGAGGAAAGTATACAATAGATATATTTGAAAAGGTAGCTCAAGATAAAGTGAAATTCCTGTCAACAGAGGATTTATTCATAGCTGACTATCCACCACAAAGAAGATTATCCGATGAAGATAAAGCTAAGATATTAGCAACTGAAGGTGTAATAAAAACTGTAAGAACAGAGTTTAAAGCAGGAGAAGAAGTTATAAAACTTCAAGTAAATCTAGATAAAAATGCACCTATTGATGAAGGACATATAGCTATTCCAGAAAATGATAGATTGACAGTAGGAGATAGAGTTTTTGATTTAACTGGAATTAGAAGACAGATAGAATGGTTATTTGGAAATCCATTACCAAAAGCACCAGAAAAAAAA
This DNA window, taken from Fusobacterium mortiferum ATCC 9817, encodes the following:
- a CDS encoding sensor histidine kinase, with the translated sequence MKIRWKMFLLMWSMVMMIIGGFAITNTVYLEKFYLTNKKDKLIQMGRVITDPNYIVDFRNLEVQNNAEIIIKKCDQVDKYYQRKQLTEHEVDEIKESLKDEEPIFKTISFEDYRGKALILFMPYKPDRYIEIITPLSLIQEGLELSMNYHLQIIILSFIVGSSMAFIFSKAMVTPILEIKEITQKIAKLDFSRKFESDRTDEIGELGEAINKMGETLEKNIDEINKVNRKLIADIEKEKKLDKLRKEFVACVSHELKTPIAIIQGYAQGLVENVANEEDRNFYCDVIIEESYKMDSLVKELLLISQIEAGYFKMKMEKTDIYHLIKDLMDKYSTKINKIEYEGKENIVVLCDEKYIDRVLDNLISNAIKYKTGDSPIKIKLEENKNRCIVTVSNESKNLQKKDLDTIWNPFVRLDSAIGKEGHGLGLAIVAGVLENHKSKYGVYLSEGNIVNFWFELKKYNGEKNEEE
- a CDS encoding N-glycosylase/DNA lyase, whose protein sequence is MKKNDYFYEIEKVYFEKKYDIEKRLKEFKEVWEKGSNKDIHVELSFCILTPQSKAVNAWKAITTLRDNGLLFNGTAEEMVEYLNIVRFKNNKAKYLVELREKMKNEKGEFITKDFFSSFKDLREAREWIVKNIKGMAFKEASHFLRNVGFGKEISILDRHILRNLVRLEVIDEIPKTITPKLYLEIEKKMKEYCDFVNISMDSLDLLLWYLEAGEIFK
- a CDS encoding gamma-glutamyl-gamma-aminobutyrate hydrolase family protein; its protein translation is MRKPIIGITSAWENDPNLQNYFRNCVSIDYSKSVIEAGGIPIILPTLDNLEVIKEQIKILDGIIFSGGADINPTLYGEDFKNGIGVVSLERDRGEFLILEEFIKTGKPILGICRGHQLLNVFMGGTLFQDLKYSNREVLKHRQDFYPDMPVHKVKIVDKDNILAELYGDEISTNSFHHQAVNNLGKNLTPIAISSDGIIEAFQMKEHKFFYGIQWHPEMMTARGNTEMLKIFKKFIEKATAI
- a CDS encoding basic amino acid ABC transporter substrate-binding protein, coding for MKKLILFLLLILSTLSFSAKKLYVGTNAEFKPYEYLENGEIVGFDIDLMEAIGKKLGYEIVWHNMSFDGLLPALQMKKIDAVIAGMGQTPERQKAVTFSMPYLFIEGGHYVLVAENSPLTKKEELKGKQVGVQIGTVQEEFTINVGGIPKLYDSWTGALMDLKNGKVDAVIIADISAEEYLKNLDGIKKIDIIFDTKPGASVAFRKGNTEMAEKFNKALLELDAEGKYLEILKKYFPDKLDNYAAYKKANNL
- a CDS encoding basic amino acid ABC transporter substrate-binding protein — translated: MKKVILFLMLILSSLSFAAKKLYVGTNAEFAPYEYLENGKMVGFDIELMDAIGEELGYEIVWSNMSFDGLLPALQMKKIDAVIAGMSQTPERQKAVTFSMPYLLFSSDEHYVIVNEESSYVKKEELNGKKIGVQIGTMQEEFAKDLGGLPQLYNSWTGALMDLQQNKIDAVIIADVSGEEYLKTMKGIKKIDVVEENFPGASIALRKGETELAEQINQAILKIDADGKYFEILQKYFPDKINKYYEYKNNK
- a CDS encoding M20 family metallopeptidase, which codes for MNQLKEKLSIIFDKYLEEFKEVNEYIYNNPELGHQEFKACEALTNLLKKHNFETSDNYAGISTAFIGKYKSGNGGAKIAILAEYDALPGIGHGCGHNIFGVTSVAAGILLKEIMGDVVGEVLVIGTPAEETCGAKVDMAKAGIFNDIDIAMAVHPTGEAHTRSGKSQAMEAIQFTFKGKTAHAAGSPHEGINALDGVLMLFNSINALRQQTLETARIHGIISNGGKAANIIPDLAVANFYVRAQTLSYLKELVERVKNCARGAALATGTTLEMENYETSFANLVTNKKLSETYEKNLILQGVTKIVDKEGFGSTDMGDVSHCCPTIHPSFPLTTNHLTGHSVEFACATVQPEAYKGMKEAAIAMALTAMDIFTNPQLLKEIKEEFKNSSK